A window of Verrucomicrobiota bacterium contains these coding sequences:
- a CDS encoding YncE family protein has product MPHLPRLLALSIFLAAAGCLSPTNETALRAPFDGPGPQGDGSVLLPNQWFLRSVGRQILLGDFPVNIALHPGGRHAAVLHSGHGQHEIVVVDVTASKIISRANLEESFYGIEFSSDGKTLFCSGAGDEVIHRFSFAGGFLNDPQTVKLREGNERGIPAGLAITQDATKLFVANLWGHRVSEVDVPNRINAGDILLGTNAAPTLASSPASPAGSDQDAITKRAEALLDQTTSADPFPYDCVLDEKRGRLYVSLWAQSSVAVMDLKSTKTVLARWSTDPHPNEMVLSKSGAHLFVANANHNTISVIDTASGRTVESLVAELRPNSPPGSTPNSLALSPDEKFLFVANANINALAVFDVSAIGKSRSLGFIPVGWYPTSVRVTPDGKRLLVANGKGIIPKANRYGPQPGRDAPTTVREYIGGLFRGTLSVIDLPGRERFEEQMKQYTAQAYRCMPRAERIVNSAEFDRNPVPRKIGDPSPIKYCIYIIKENRTYDQILGDMPEGNGDPSLCLFPERVTPNHHQLAREFVLLDNFYVESEVSADGHEWTMGAYATDFVEKSWPLSYGHNRHKKYPYPAEGNFAIARPAGGYLWDRAREAGVSYFSFGEFINNGATPDQPGTSRVAVLQGHFDPWYRGFDMDYPDSKRADRFIAELNRFEREGAMPRLVVVRLPNDHTSGTSVGKPTPTAYMGDNDLALGRVVEAVTRSKFWPQTAIFVVEDDAQNGPDHVDAHRTLAYVISPYVKRASVDSTMYSTASMLRTMELILGLKPMSQFDASAMPMFRCFQPKPDFRPYTARPVTVDLNEKNAKTAWGNKLSEQMDFTKEDVADDLLLNEVVWRSVRGPDSPMPAPKRAAFVFGKGGDKDDD; this is encoded by the coding sequence ATGCCTCATCTACCAAGACTGCTTGCGTTGTCCATTTTCCTCGCTGCCGCAGGTTGCCTTTCGCCTACGAATGAGACCGCTCTCCGGGCGCCGTTCGATGGACCGGGACCGCAAGGCGATGGTTCCGTGCTGCTGCCGAATCAGTGGTTTCTCCGTTCGGTCGGACGGCAGATCCTCCTGGGCGATTTCCCGGTCAACATCGCGCTGCATCCGGGCGGCCGGCATGCGGCGGTGTTGCACAGCGGCCATGGGCAACATGAAATCGTCGTCGTCGATGTGACCGCGTCGAAGATCATCTCACGAGCCAACCTGGAGGAGAGCTTTTACGGAATCGAGTTTTCAAGCGATGGCAAAACGCTTTTCTGCAGCGGCGCGGGCGACGAAGTGATTCACCGGTTTTCCTTCGCCGGCGGGTTTCTGAACGACCCGCAAACGGTCAAACTCCGCGAAGGGAACGAGCGGGGAATTCCCGCGGGATTGGCCATCACCCAGGACGCAACGAAGTTATTCGTGGCGAACCTGTGGGGGCACCGCGTCAGCGAAGTGGATGTTCCGAACCGGATCAACGCGGGTGATATTTTGCTGGGCACGAACGCCGCTCCGACTTTGGCGAGCAGCCCTGCGAGCCCGGCGGGTTCCGATCAAGATGCCATCACGAAGCGCGCCGAGGCGCTCCTGGATCAAACGACTTCGGCAGACCCGTTTCCGTATGACTGTGTGCTCGACGAGAAACGCGGCCGGCTTTACGTGAGCTTGTGGGCCCAATCCTCGGTCGCCGTCATGGACCTGAAGAGCACCAAAACCGTCCTCGCTCGCTGGTCCACCGACCCACACCCCAATGAAATGGTCTTGTCCAAATCGGGCGCGCATTTGTTCGTCGCCAACGCGAATCACAACACGATCAGCGTGATCGATACGGCAAGCGGGCGAACGGTGGAATCGCTCGTCGCCGAGCTTCGTCCCAATTCCCCGCCGGGGTCCACACCGAACAGCCTGGCGCTCTCGCCGGACGAGAAGTTCTTGTTCGTGGCGAATGCCAACATCAACGCGCTGGCCGTGTTCGACGTGTCCGCGATTGGCAAAAGCCGGTCGCTCGGATTCATTCCCGTGGGCTGGTATCCGACCTCGGTTCGAGTGACCCCCGACGGCAAACGCTTGTTGGTGGCGAACGGGAAGGGAATCATTCCCAAGGCCAATCGCTACGGTCCGCAGCCGGGCCGAGACGCGCCGACTACGGTCCGCGAGTACATCGGCGGGCTGTTTCGCGGGACCCTCAGCGTCATCGACCTTCCTGGACGCGAGCGGTTCGAGGAACAGATGAAGCAATACACCGCCCAGGCATATCGTTGCATGCCACGAGCAGAGCGGATCGTGAACTCCGCGGAGTTCGACCGCAATCCCGTGCCGCGAAAAATCGGCGACCCATCCCCGATCAAATATTGCATCTACATCATCAAGGAGAACCGAACTTACGATCAGATCCTCGGCGACATGCCGGAAGGCAATGGCGATCCGTCGCTGTGCCTTTTTCCGGAGCGCGTCACGCCCAACCACCACCAGCTCGCCCGTGAATTCGTGCTCCTGGACAATTTTTACGTGGAAAGCGAAGTCAGCGCGGATGGCCACGAATGGACGATGGGAGCATACGCGACCGACTTCGTGGAAAAATCGTGGCCGCTCAGTTATGGACACAACCGGCACAAGAAGTATCCGTATCCCGCCGAGGGGAATTTCGCCATCGCCCGGCCGGCGGGCGGATATCTCTGGGACCGGGCGCGGGAAGCGGGGGTGAGCTACTTCAGTTTCGGCGAGTTCATCAACAACGGCGCCACGCCGGACCAACCCGGCACGTCGCGTGTGGCCGTCCTGCAAGGTCATTTCGATCCGTGGTACCGCGGTTTCGACATGGACTATCCCGACTCCAAGCGCGCCGACCGGTTCATTGCCGAGTTGAACCGCTTCGAGCGCGAGGGCGCGATGCCGCGCCTCGTGGTGGTGCGTCTGCCGAATGATCATACCTCCGGAACTTCCGTGGGCAAACCGACGCCGACTGCCTACATGGGAGACAATGATCTGGCGTTGGGCCGCGTGGTCGAGGCGGTCACGCGCTCGAAGTTCTGGCCGCAGACGGCGATTTTCGTGGTGGAGGATGACGCGCAGAACGGCCCGGATCACGTCGATGCGCATCGCACCCTCGCGTATGTGATCAGCCCGTATGTGAAGCGCGCGTCGGTCGATTCCACGATGTACTCGACCGCCAGCATGCTGCGGACGATGGAATTGATCTTGGGCTTGAAACCGATGTCTCAATTCGACGCCTCCGCCATGCCGATGTTCCGGTGCTTCCAGCCGAAGCCGGATTTTCGGCCTTACACGGCGCGGCCGGTCACGGTGGACTTGAACGAGAAGAACGCGAAGACGGCCTGGGGAAACAAACTTTCGGAGCAGATGGATTTCACGAAGGAGGACGTCGCCGACGATCTCCTGTTGAACGAAGTCGTCTGGCGCTCCGTGCGCGGCCCGGATTCCCCCATGCCCGCGCCCAAGCGCGCCGCGTTCGTCTTCGGCAAAGGCGGGGATAAAGACGACGATTGA